In Candidatus Zymogenus saltonus, the genomic stretch CGAGGTCGACCTCGGAGGCATAACGGTCAGGGTCATACCTACCCCGGGCCACACCGCCGGCAATCTATCTTTTTTCTTTGAAGATCTGGGCCTGCTCTTCATCGGGGATTACGACCTTCAGAGGTTCGGCCCCTGGTACGGCGACAGGTACTCGAGCATAGATGAGACGATAGAGTCCATAAACAAGCTCAGGGAGATCCCAGCGAAGGTCTGGATTCCATCCCACGGTAAAGACATTTACGACTCCGATCCGGGGGAGCTCTGGGACAGGTACCTCTCCGTCATTGATACGAGGGAGTTTAAGCTTCTCGATCTTTTGTCCGAGCCGCACACGATGCAGGAGATAGTGGATACAAGGATCGTCTATAAGAAGTCTTTGGAGCCGAAGCTCTTCTTCGATTTCGGAGAGTGGGCATTGATGAAGAAGCACCTGGAGAAGCTCGTAAATATGGGGTCTGTAAAGGAGGAAAATGGCCGATTTGTGAGAATATAGTAACGACCCAGTGTCCTTCCTTCTCTTGAAGAGACGTGATATTTTAAATTTAGATTGCAGTAAGATTCCCTCCCTTTGCGGCTTTATTCTCCCGCCTCTTTCCCGTTGCGATTTCAGTTCAACCGTTGACCCCATCGCAAAACGTTGTCACTTATAAACAACCGGCTAGCCCCTGTCGTCTTCGAGCGACCTCGATCAGAACAGGCTTATCCCGCCCCCCGTTCAACTTTTCTCCCGTTCAACCCTGCTGAAAATCTCTCCCCAACAGCTCATCAACCCGCTATTTTGACATATCAAATAAGCCTTCCCTTCCCGCAAAGCTCAATTAGATGATAACAGAAACCCGTAATCCCCCCTCCATTTTCTTCTGAATGGGCTTTCAAGAAAAAAATAACCCCCTCATTTTTCGAGGGGGCTCACGATGTCACCGTAAAATATTTGTCTGTGAGATGCAGCTCATAATCAGACACAGTCGAAGACCTTTTGTATCGCTTCTTCAACCCTGTCGCCGTTCGGGCCTCCGGCCTGGGCCATGTCGGGGCGCCCGCCGCCCTTTCCGCCGACCACCTCCGCCATCTTCTTTATGATCTCCCCCGCCTTGTATTTGTCGGTGATGTCTTTCGTTACCGAGACGAGGAGGATGGCCTTCCCGCCGGAGTTTGACCCAAGGACCACAATCCCCTTCTTGAGGCGGTCCTTTACCTTGTCGGAGAACTCCCTTAGGGACTTCGGGTCCATGTCGTCGATCACCCTGGCCACCACCTTTATCCCGTCCCTCTCTACCGCACTTTCTATCAGGTCTGAGACGGATAGGGTGGACGCCCCGCTCTTGAGCCTCTCCACCTCCTTGGTCAGCGTCTTTACCTGACTCAGGAGCTTCTCTACCCTCGTCGGGGAGTCCTTAGGGGTCGTCTTCAATAACTCGGTAATCTCCCTGATTATCGCCTCCTCTTCCCTTATATGCCTTACGGCGTTCTCTCCCGTCACGGCCTCGATTCGCCTGATGCCGGAGGCTATGGAGCCCTCGTGCACTATCTTGAATGTGCCGATCTCCCCGGTGGTGTCGGCGTGGGTGCCGCCGCAGAGCTCCATGGAGACTCCGGGGATATTGATCGTCCTCACCTCGTCGCCGTACTTCTCCCCGAAGAGGGCAATCGCTCCCGCCTCTATCGCCTTGTCGTATGGAAGGCTCTTTACGATGACTTCGTGGTTGTTTCTTATCTCCTCGTTTACAATATCCTCGACCCTGTCGAGCTCGTTCTTCGAGACCTGGCCGTAGTGGGTGTAGTCGAAGCGGAGCCTCTCCGGGGATACGAGGGAACCGGACTGTTTCACGTGGTCGCCCAGGACCTTTCTCAGCGCCGCCTGAAGTAGGTGCGTCGCGCTGTGGTTGGCCTCCGTTTTTTCCCTTAGGTTCGAGTTTACCTTGAGCGCTGCCTCGTCGCCGACCTTGACCTCCCCTTTCTTGACTATCCCCATGTGCACGATGAGGCTTCCGGCCGGATTTTCCGTCCTCACGACCTCGAATAGGGAGGATTTCGTCTCGATTGTGCCGGTGTCGCCGACCTGGCCCCCCATCTCGGCGTAGAACGGGGTTCTCTCCGTCACTATCCCCACATCATTGCCGTCCTCTCCAGATTTTACCGAGATCACCTTCTTGCCGTCTTTTATAATCGAGATCACCTTCGATTTCAGGGAGACCTCGTCGTAACCTTTGAAGGAAGTCCCAAGCCCTTCAGATACGAGCTTCATGTAAACTTCGGCGACCTTCTCGTCCCCCGACCCCTTCCAGGCGGCCTTGGACTTGTCGCGCTGTTTCGCCATCGCCTCCTCGAAGCCGCCGATGTCTATCTCTATACTCTCCCCCTTGATGATGTCCTCGGTGAGGTCGAGGGGGAATCCGTAAGTGTCGTAGAGCCTGAAGGCGACATCCCCGGACAGCACTTTTTTCTTTCCCCCCTTTGCCTTTATCTCGTCAACCTCTTCGTTTAATATCTTTAGACCCTTGTCCAGGGTCTCGATGAACTTCTCCTCCTCGGCCCTGACCACCGAGGCTATAAAAATCCTGTTCTCCCTTAACTCCGGGTAGGCCTCCGCCATGATGTCCACGACAACGTCCGCCACCCTGTACATGAAGGGATCGGAGATGCCCAGGAGCTTTCCGTGTCTCGCGGCGCGGCGCATGATCCTCCTTAGGACGTATCCCCTCCCCTCGTTTGCCGGGATTATTCCGTCCGCAACCAAAAAGGCCTGGGCGCGGCAGTGGTCGGATATTGCCCTGATCGAGATGTCCTTTTCGGCGTCTTCTCCGTATTCGGCCCCGGCTATCTCCTCCACGGCAGAGATAATCGGCGTGAAGAGGTCGGAGTCGTAGTTGCTCTTCACTCCCTGAACAACGGCCGCTATCCTCTCAAGACCCATCCCCGTGTCTATGCTCGGGGCGGGAAGCGGCGTCATCTTTCCCGACTCGTCCCTGTTGAACTGCATGAAGACAAGGTTCCATAGCTCCAGGTATCTGTCGCAGTCGCACATTCCGATTCCGCACTTGTCCCCGCAGGCCATGTCCTCGCCCTGGTCTATGTGGATCTCCGAGCAGGGGCCGCAGGGGCCTGTCTCCCCCATTGCCCAGAAGTTGTCTTTCTCCCCCATCCTGACTATTCTGTCCGCCGTAACCCCTATTTTATTCTTCCATATCTCGAAGGCCTCGTCGTCGTCCTTATAAATCGTGATCCAGAGCTTTTCCTTTTCGAGGCCCATGTCCACCGTCAGGAAATCCCAGCCGAAGAAGATGGCGTCGTCCTTGAAGTAATCGCCGAAGGAGAAGTTCCCCAGCATCTCAAAGAAGGTGTGGTGTCTCGCCGTCACACCAACGTTTTCGAGGTCGTTGTGTTTGCCGCTTACCCTCAGGCACTTCTGGGAGGACGCGGCCCTGACGAAGTCCAGCTTCTCGTCGCCTGTAAAGACGTTTTTGAACTGGACCATCCCGGCGTTTGTAAACAGCAGGGTGGGGTCGGCCTCCGGGACGAGGGACGACGACCGCACCCTCCTGTGCCCGTTATCCTCAAAGTATTTCAGAAACTTCTCTCGAATCTCGCTTCCCTTCATGATCTTAAAACCAAACCTCACTGAAAACTGAAACTTAAAAATAAAACCGGGGAGAACTCCCCAGACCTTGGAAATAAGCCTTGTATTTGTAACAAGCTTTTGCCGATTGCTGTTTTAATTAAACCGTTTCGTTATTAGTTTAATATTATAAACGGCTATCTAAAATCAAGTCATTTAGATAAATCAAATAACCTAAATGATTTGAACAGTCAATGCCTTCAATCAGGATGTGCAACGGCCGGATCAGCGTGACTATTTATCTACCCCCCTCCCTACCCCCAAAGCCTTCAATCCCTTTTTACACCCCGAATTCCACCAGGCCTCTACATGTCCCGCCCCAACCCCCCCAACCTTTCCCCAACCCCCACGACTTTTCCCCAACCCCCACGACCTTGCCCCAACCCGCCCCAACCTCGTCCCGACTTTACTCTAATATTGGTCAACCCCCCACCAACACCCCTTGCTCAGATCCTCCTTATCGCCTCCTCTATCACTTCCCAGCCGAAGCCCCTCCTCTTGAGCTTTACGATTATCTCCTCCTTGAAACCTTCCTTCAATCCTTCCCCCCTCCCCTTTTCGATCGACATCCTCTTTTCCACGAACCGCTTCGCCCCTGAAATCTCCCTTTCCAACACATCGGGACTTTCAAGCGCACCGTCCACTATCTCCCTCGAAACGCCCCTCTTTTGAAGCTCCGCCCTTATCTTCATCTTTCCCCAGGACTTTCTCACGAGCCCGTATTCGAGAAAGCGCTCCGCAAAATCAACGTCGTCGAGGTATTTATCCTCCTGAAGTCTATGCAACACATTTATCACGGCCCCTTCATCCATTCCCTTTTTTAGCAGCTTGATTTTAAGTTCATATACGCTGTGGGGGCGCCTGCCGAGGCTTTTTAACGCGGAGTCCAGTACTCTTTCTTCTTCGGCCTGATTCACCTAAAACCTGTCTATCTTGATCTCTTCATCTCCCCCCTTGTCCTCGTCCTGCTCGGAGATATCCTTGTCAAACTCGTCCCAGGTGGAATCGCTTGTGGACGAGATCCCCTTGATCCTCAGGGCGAAGTCGTCCGGGTTGGTGCTCTGGCGCATGGCCTCCTCGTACGTTATCAATCCCCTTCTGAAGAGGAACATCAGGGATTGGTCGAAGGTCTGCATCCCATGGGTGGTATATCCCTTTGAAATTGCGTCGTGAATCTCCTTTGTCTTCTCCTTGTCGGAGATGCACTCCCGAATAAGTCCCGTCGAGACCAGCACCTCCACGGCCGGGACCCTCCCCTTTCCATCGGCCCTCGGCACGAGGCGCTGGGAGACAACCCCTTTTAGGATTCCCGCAAGCTGAAATCGTATCTGCTGCTGCTGATAGGGCGGGAAGACCGAAATTATTCGGGTTATAGTCTCCGTGGCGTCCACGGTGTGGAGGGTGCTCAAGACGAGGTGCCCCGTTTCCGCCGCGGTAAGGGCCGTCTCTATCGTCTCGAAGTCCCTCATCTCCCCCACGAGGATCGTGTCCGGGTCCTGCCTCAGGGCGCTCTTCAGGGCCCCGGCGAAGTTCTGGGCGTCAAAGCCTATCTCCCGCTGGTTTATGATGCTCTTCTTGTCTCTGTGAAGAAACTCGATCGGGTCCTCTATGGTCAATATGTGACATGTCCTATTAGAGTTGATATAATCTATCATGGCGGCCAGGGTCGTGGATTTCCCCGATCCGGTTGTCCCGGTAACAAGGATCAGACCCCTCGGCTCGGACGCTATCTTTTCCAGCACGTTTGGCAGGTTGAGTTCCTGGACGTTTTTGATCTTTACCGGGATAGAGCGAAGGACGATCCCCAGCGTTCCCCTCTGTTGAAAGACATTGACCCTGAACCTCCCCAGACCAGGCACCCCGTAGGCGAGATCGACGTCGTTGGAGTCTCTGTACCTTTCCATCTGCTTCTTGTTCATGATGCTTTCCGCCATGCCCGTTATCTCGTCGGGAGTAATACGCGGGGCGTTCTTCAGCGGAAACAGGGATCCGTCTATCCTCAACACGGGCGGAAGGCCCACCTTGAGGTGAACGTCGGATGCACCCTGCTTCACGCCCACTTTCAATATCTCATTTATGTCCATCTCCTAACTCCTCCAGTGGTGGTTCGGAAATTCTCTTCTTAAGCCCGTGCTTTTCCAGCACCTTTGACTCTATAGTGTCAAAGATGTTTTTGTTTTCCTTAAGAAAGACCCGGGCGTTTTCCCTTCCCTGGCCGATCCGCTCGTCGCCGTACGAGTACCAAGTGCCGCTCTTCTCTATAAGGCCATCCTCCACCGCCAGGTCCAAGAGATCCCCCTCCTTGGAGATACCCAGACCGTAGATTATATCGAACTCCACCTCTTTAAACGGCGGGGCTATCTTGTTTTTTACCACCTTGACCTTTGTACGGTTTCCGACAACCTCCTGGCCGTCTTTCAGGGCGCCTATCCTCCTAATGTCGAGGCGTACACTGGAATAGAACTTGAGGGCGTTGCCACCGGTCGTCGTCTCCGGGCTTCCAAACAAGACGCCTATTTTCATACGGATCTGGTTTATAAATATTACGGATGTCTTCGACTTGGAGATTGAAGAAGTAAGCTTCCTCATTGCCTGGGACATGAGCCTCGCCTGAAGTCCCATGTGGGAATCTCCCATATCCCCCTCGATCTCGGCCCTTGGAACCAAGGCCGCGACCGAGTCTATAACCAGCACGTCCACGGCCCCGCTCCGAACAAGGATGTCGGTGATCTCCAGGGCCTGCTCCCCCGTGTCCGGCTGGGAGATTAACAGCTCTTCCGTGTTGATCCCCAATGCCTTGGCGTATGATATATCGAGGGCGTGTTCAGCATCGATGAAGGCCACAACGCCGCCGAGCTTTTGGGCCTCGGCTATGATATGGAGGGCGAGGGTCGTCTTGCCGGAGGCCTCCGGCCCGTATATCTCGATTATTCTCCCCCGGGGAATTCCACCCACTCCCAGGGCAATATCTAGACCGATGGAGCCGGTGGGTATTACCGGCACAGCGGCGATCTCGCCGCCCTCGCCGAGCTTCATTATCGCCCCCTTGCCATACTGCTTTTCTATCTGAGACAAAGCCAGGTTCAATGATTTCTCTTTTCTCTCATCCAATGCCATAAGAAACCCTCCCGTTTATCCAAAGGGGTAATAAAAGAGGGAGGTGTAAACCGCCCCCGTGGGTCTTAGATCACTCTTGAATAGGTGCAGCCCCGAAACCCGAATATCGCCCAAGATAATATCTTTCATTCCCTCGATTCTCTCGATCATCCGTCGGTCCGCCCTGCCCTTGACCCTCCCGAGCGTCAGGTGGGGCCTGAAATCCCGATCCTCTCTGGGAAAGCCTATCTTTGAAAATGTCTCCTCCAGGGAATCCCGTATCGCCCCCAGCCTCTCGATATCACCGTCAAGCCCGACCCATATCACCCTGGCCCCCCTTGACTTATTTCCGCCGGGGAAGGTCCCCAACTCCTTGACGGTAAGAGATATATCGTCCATCCCCTTAAAACCTGATACCCCCTCCTCCCCCGCCTCGGTTACCTTTTTTAGATCGCCCTCTTTGACGCTCCCTAGAAATTTAAGCGTCAGGTGAATCGCCCCGGGCCTTACCCACTTCACACCGTCTTCGGGGGATGAGAGCTTTTCTATCAGCTCCCCGAGTTTTGATCTCATCTCCTCTGTTATCTCCGCTGCAATAAATAGCCTGAGATCAGCCATTAATCACCGCTCCACGACTCAATATTAATATCTCCAATAACTTCAATATCTCTACATCTATCAATATCTTTCCGGCCCCTACCTTG encodes the following:
- a CDS encoding MBL fold metallo-hydrolase — encoded protein: MTLEEIRFGPVVLIPGDNLGRYPYCHSLYIEGETRVIIDPASNRGRLAELKKGPGVDQVWLSHYHEDHFTHLDLFSDTELWMSDLDAPAVEDTETLLYFYELDKSDKHDLWVNYLVDFFNYAPRKVEGRFEGNDDVEVDLGGITVRVIPTPGHTAGNLSFFFEDLGLLFIGDYDLQRFGPWYGDRYSSIDETIESINKLREIPAKVWIPSHGKDIYDSDPGELWDRYLSVIDTREFKLLDLLSEPHTMQEIVDTRIVYKKSLEPKLFFDFGEWALMKKHLEKLVNMGSVKEENGRFVRI
- the alaS gene encoding alanine--tRNA ligase, giving the protein MKGSEIREKFLKYFEDNGHRRVRSSSLVPEADPTLLFTNAGMVQFKNVFTGDEKLDFVRAASSQKCLRVSGKHNDLENVGVTARHHTFFEMLGNFSFGDYFKDDAIFFGWDFLTVDMGLEKEKLWITIYKDDDEAFEIWKNKIGVTADRIVRMGEKDNFWAMGETGPCGPCSEIHIDQGEDMACGDKCGIGMCDCDRYLELWNLVFMQFNRDESGKMTPLPAPSIDTGMGLERIAAVVQGVKSNYDSDLFTPIISAVEEIAGAEYGEDAEKDISIRAISDHCRAQAFLVADGIIPANEGRGYVLRRIMRRAARHGKLLGISDPFMYRVADVVVDIMAEAYPELRENRIFIASVVRAEEEKFIETLDKGLKILNEEVDEIKAKGGKKKVLSGDVAFRLYDTYGFPLDLTEDIIKGESIEIDIGGFEEAMAKQRDKSKAAWKGSGDEKVAEVYMKLVSEGLGTSFKGYDEVSLKSKVISIIKDGKKVISVKSGEDGNDVGIVTERTPFYAEMGGQVGDTGTIETKSSLFEVVRTENPAGSLIVHMGIVKKGEVKVGDEAALKVNSNLREKTEANHSATHLLQAALRKVLGDHVKQSGSLVSPERLRFDYTHYGQVSKNELDRVEDIVNEEIRNNHEVIVKSLPYDKAIEAGAIALFGEKYGDEVRTINIPGVSMELCGGTHADTTGEIGTFKIVHEGSIASGIRRIEAVTGENAVRHIREEEAIIREITELLKTTPKDSPTRVEKLLSQVKTLTKEVERLKSGASTLSVSDLIESAVERDGIKVVARVIDDMDPKSLREFSDKVKDRLKKGIVVLGSNSGGKAILLVSVTKDITDKYKAGEIIKKMAEVVGGKGGGRPDMAQAGGPNGDRVEEAIQKVFDCV
- a CDS encoding regulatory protein RecX, which encodes MNQAEEERVLDSALKSLGRRPHSVYELKIKLLKKGMDEGAVINVLHRLQEDKYLDDVDFAERFLEYGLVRKSWGKMKIRAELQKRGVSREIVDGALESPDVLEREISGAKRFVEKRMSIEKGRGEGLKEGFKEEIIVKLKRRGFGWEVIEEAIRRI
- a CDS encoding type IV pilus twitching motility protein PilT, whose protein sequence is MDINEILKVGVKQGASDVHLKVGLPPVLRIDGSLFPLKNAPRITPDEITGMAESIMNKKQMERYRDSNDVDLAYGVPGLGRFRVNVFQQRGTLGIVLRSIPVKIKNVQELNLPNVLEKIASEPRGLILVTGTTGSGKSTTLAAMIDYINSNRTCHILTIEDPIEFLHRDKKSIINQREIGFDAQNFAGALKSALRQDPDTILVGEMRDFETIETALTAAETGHLVLSTLHTVDATETITRIISVFPPYQQQQIRFQLAGILKGVVSQRLVPRADGKGRVPAVEVLVSTGLIRECISDKEKTKEIHDAISKGYTTHGMQTFDQSLMFLFRRGLITYEEAMRQSTNPDDFALRIKGISSTSDSTWDEFDKDISEQDEDKGGDEEIKIDRF
- the recA gene encoding recombinase RecA, whose translation is MDERKEKSLNLALSQIEKQYGKGAIMKLGEGGEIAAVPVIPTGSIGLDIALGVGGIPRGRIIEIYGPEASGKTTLALHIIAEAQKLGGVVAFIDAEHALDISYAKALGINTEELLISQPDTGEQALEITDILVRSGAVDVLVIDSVAALVPRAEIEGDMGDSHMGLQARLMSQAMRKLTSSISKSKTSVIFINQIRMKIGVLFGSPETTTGGNALKFYSSVRLDIRRIGALKDGQEVVGNRTKVKVVKNKIAPPFKEVEFDIIYGLGISKEGDLLDLAVEDGLIEKSGTWYSYGDERIGQGRENARVFLKENKNIFDTIESKVLEKHGLKKRISEPPLEELGDGHK
- the thpR gene encoding RNA 2',3'-cyclic phosphodiesterase codes for the protein MADLRLFIAAEITEEMRSKLGELIEKLSSPEDGVKWVRPGAIHLTLKFLGSVKEGDLKKVTEAGEEGVSGFKGMDDISLTVKELGTFPGGNKSRGARVIWVGLDGDIERLGAIRDSLEETFSKIGFPREDRDFRPHLTLGRVKGRADRRMIERIEGMKDIILGDIRVSGLHLFKSDLRPTGAVYTSLFYYPFG